A stretch of Chrysiogenia bacterium DNA encodes these proteins:
- a CDS encoding MBL fold metallo-hydrolase codes for MESQVHESAEFSAPGGPLSLCLLASGSKGNCVWVQAGDAAVVIDCGISVKMVRGRAQSVGADPARLDAILLSHDHGDHIAGVPRLAGALELQVHASDLVCHRTGFKLRNQTGREPKVFADGEILEIGELEITPIPVPHDAAGTCGFLFEYQGRRAAHLTDLGHVPADFVEILGGVELLSIESNHDEDMLAKGPYPEFLKRRVAGDYGHLSNRACAQLVAELAASGDALQQVVLAHLSETNNTPKFALQQTRAALDAAGRADVKVALSAQRRPSGVFSL; via the coding sequence GTGGAGTCACAGGTACACGAAAGCGCGGAATTCTCCGCCCCCGGTGGGCCGCTGAGCCTGTGTCTGCTGGCATCGGGCTCCAAAGGCAACTGCGTGTGGGTGCAGGCAGGCGATGCCGCCGTGGTGATCGACTGCGGCATCTCGGTGAAGATGGTCCGCGGCCGCGCTCAAAGCGTCGGCGCCGATCCGGCGCGCCTTGATGCGATTCTTCTCTCCCACGACCACGGCGACCACATCGCCGGCGTGCCGCGCCTTGCCGGCGCGCTCGAGCTGCAGGTCCATGCCAGCGACCTGGTCTGCCATCGCACGGGCTTCAAGCTGCGCAACCAGACCGGGCGCGAACCCAAGGTCTTTGCCGACGGCGAGATCCTCGAGATCGGCGAGCTGGAGATCACCCCCATCCCCGTGCCCCACGACGCGGCCGGGACCTGCGGATTTCTCTTCGAGTACCAGGGACGACGGGCTGCCCACCTGACTGACCTGGGCCACGTGCCTGCCGACTTCGTGGAAATTCTGGGCGGCGTGGAGCTGCTGAGCATCGAGTCCAACCACGATGAGGACATGCTCGCCAAGGGCCCCTACCCCGAGTTCCTCAAGCGCCGGGTGGCGGGCGATTACGGGCACCTGTCCAACCGGGCCTGCGCGCAGCTCGTCGCCGAGCTGGCAGCCAGCGGAGACGCCCTCCAGCAGGTCGTGCTGGCCCATCTCTCGGAAACCAACAACACGCCCAAATTCGCCCTGCAGCAGACCCGCGCAGCGCTTGACGCAGCGGGCCGAGCAGACGTAAAAGTAGCGCTGAGCGCACAGCGCAGACCCAGCGGGGTCTTCTCTTTATAA
- a CDS encoding adenylosuccinate lyase, which translates to MIERYSRPRMVQIWEPGHKFYLWLEIELLACEANEKLGVVPAGVSERLRKAADEKKVVEHRGNGSPRHVAARVVERSDEIEREVRHDVIAFLTAVAEELGDEARYLHLGMTSSDVLDTCLAKQLHQAGEILLDDLDELLQVLQRRAIEHKNTLMIGRSHGIHAEPTTFGLVLARHYSEFKRHRQRLYWANDRIGAGKVSGAVGTFANIDPSVEEYVCQKLGLKPDPVSSQVVARDRHAEFFQVLALIGASIENLAVEVRHLQRTEVREAEEFFHKGQKGSSAMPHKRNPVLSENLTGLARLLRGYSHSALENVALWHERDISHSSVERVIAPDATVTCDFALGRLTGMMDKLTVYPERMQENLDSSGGLHNSQRVLLALTKGGLSREKSYAIVQRCAMAAWESRGQLIDQLLDDKDVTGNLSEQEIRDCFDESYHTKHVETIFQRVFG; encoded by the coding sequence GTGATTGAACGCTACAGCCGCCCCCGGATGGTCCAAATCTGGGAGCCGGGTCATAAATTCTATCTCTGGCTCGAAATCGAGCTGCTGGCCTGCGAGGCCAACGAAAAGCTCGGCGTCGTACCCGCGGGCGTGAGCGAGCGCCTGCGCAAGGCGGCCGACGAGAAGAAGGTCGTCGAGCATCGCGGCAACGGCTCGCCCCGTCACGTCGCCGCCCGCGTGGTCGAGCGTTCCGACGAGATCGAACGCGAAGTGCGCCACGACGTCATTGCCTTCCTCACGGCGGTTGCCGAAGAACTCGGCGACGAAGCGCGCTACCTGCACCTTGGAATGACCAGCTCCGACGTGCTCGACACCTGCCTTGCCAAGCAGCTCCACCAGGCCGGCGAGATTCTGCTCGACGACCTCGACGAGCTGTTGCAGGTCCTCCAGCGCCGCGCCATCGAACACAAGAACACCCTGATGATCGGTCGCTCCCACGGCATCCACGCCGAGCCGACGACCTTCGGCCTGGTGCTGGCCCGCCACTACAGCGAATTCAAGCGCCACCGCCAGCGCCTCTACTGGGCGAACGACCGCATCGGCGCGGGCAAGGTCTCGGGCGCGGTGGGCACCTTCGCCAACATCGACCCGAGCGTCGAGGAATACGTCTGCCAGAAACTGGGGCTCAAGCCCGATCCGGTTTCCTCGCAGGTCGTCGCCCGCGACCGTCATGCCGAGTTCTTCCAGGTGCTCGCGCTCATCGGCGCATCCATCGAGAATCTTGCCGTGGAAGTCCGCCACCTCCAGCGCACCGAAGTGCGCGAAGCCGAGGAATTCTTCCACAAGGGGCAGAAGGGCAGCTCCGCCATGCCCCACAAGCGCAACCCCGTGCTCAGCGAGAACCTGACGGGCCTTGCGCGCCTGCTGCGCGGCTACTCCCACAGCGCGCTCGAGAATGTGGCGCTCTGGCACGAGCGCGACATCTCCCACAGCTCGGTCGAGCGCGTGATCGCTCCCGATGCCACCGTCACCTGCGACTTCGCCCTCGGACGGCTCACGGGCATGATGGACAAGCTGACCGTCTACCCCGAACGCATGCAGGAGAACCTCGACAGCTCGGGCGGGCTGCACAATTCCCAGCGCGTGCTGCTGGCGCTCACCAAGGGCGGCCTCTCCCGCGAGAAGAGCTACGCCATCGTTCAGCGCTGCGCCATGGCCGCCTGGGAGAGCCGCGGCCAGCTCATCGATCAGTTGCTCGATGACAAGGACGTGACCGGGAACCTCAGCGAACAGGAAATCCGTGACTGCTTCGACGAGAGCTATCACACCAAGCACGTCGAGACGATTTTTCAGCGCGTATTTGGCTAA
- a CDS encoding phosphoribosylaminoimidazolesuccinocarboxamide synthase: MATRKKTTKKAPKKSVKKPAAKKPAKKKAATKKTPKAPKRGKKLYEGKSKTLYASSDPKALICYFKDDATAFNAAKKGTILDKGMFNNEISAAIMERLEKLGIATHYIRRLSDREQLVRKVDIIPVEVIVRNIVAGSAAKRLGIDEGFVLKRPVVEFCYKSDPQGDPFIGRDMAVGMGWATQKEMLYLHESALKINQILIKMFKKLGITLVDYKLEYGRVGNKIYLADEITPDGCRLWDAKTGEKLDKDRFRRDLGNVEQAYARVHKAVLGAK; the protein is encoded by the coding sequence ATGGCCACCCGCAAGAAGACCACGAAGAAAGCCCCGAAGAAGTCCGTGAAGAAGCCCGCTGCGAAGAAGCCTGCAAAAAAGAAGGCTGCCACAAAGAAAACGCCGAAGGCGCCCAAGCGCGGCAAGAAGCTCTACGAGGGCAAGAGCAAGACGCTCTATGCATCCAGCGATCCCAAGGCGCTCATCTGCTACTTCAAGGATGACGCCACCGCGTTCAACGCCGCCAAGAAGGGCACCATTCTCGACAAGGGAATGTTCAACAACGAAATCTCGGCCGCGATCATGGAGCGCCTCGAAAAGCTCGGCATTGCGACGCACTACATTCGCCGCCTTTCCGATCGCGAGCAGCTCGTGCGCAAGGTCGACATCATCCCGGTGGAAGTGATTGTCCGCAACATCGTCGCCGGCAGCGCCGCCAAGCGCCTGGGCATCGACGAGGGCTTCGTGCTCAAGCGCCCGGTCGTGGAGTTCTGCTACAAGAGCGACCCGCAGGGCGACCCGTTCATCGGCCGCGACATGGCCGTCGGCATGGGCTGGGCCACGCAGAAGGAAATGCTCTACCTCCACGAGTCCGCGCTGAAGATCAACCAGATCCTCATCAAGATGTTCAAGAAGCTCGGCATCACGCTGGTGGACTACAAGCTCGAATACGGCCGCGTCGGCAACAAGATTTACCTGGCCGACGAGATCACTCCCGATGGCTGCCGCCTGTGGGATGCCAAGACGGGCGAGAAGCTCGACAAGGACCGTTTCCGCCGCGACCTGGGCAACGTGGAGCAGGCCTACGCCCGCGTGCACAAGGCCGTGCTGGGCGCCAAGTAA
- the purQ gene encoding phosphoribosylformylglycinamidine synthase subunit PurQ has product MKFGIIQFPGSNDDRDALHVARDVLGCDGELIWHKDTDLRGADVVFLPGGFSYGDYLRTGAMAKFSPVMNEVVRHAERGGLVIGICNGFQILCETGLLPGVLVRNRDLKFVCAPWHLRVENTDNPFFSTCKEGDVIRVPIKHGDGCYYADQETLARINGEGQVMVRYCGPKGEVDERHNPNGSLENIAGVCNAGRNVFGMMPHAEHATETQTESADARKIFESVLNKAKSL; this is encoded by the coding sequence ATGAAATTCGGCATCATCCAGTTCCCCGGCTCCAATGACGACCGCGACGCGCTGCACGTGGCGCGCGATGTGCTCGGCTGCGATGGCGAGCTTATCTGGCACAAGGATACCGACCTGCGCGGCGCCGACGTGGTGTTTCTGCCGGGTGGTTTTTCCTACGGCGATTACCTGCGCACGGGCGCGATGGCCAAGTTCTCGCCCGTGATGAACGAGGTGGTTCGCCACGCCGAGCGCGGCGGGCTGGTAATCGGCATCTGCAACGGCTTTCAGATCCTCTGCGAGACGGGGCTGCTGCCGGGCGTGCTGGTTCGCAACCGCGACCTCAAGTTCGTCTGCGCTCCCTGGCACCTGCGGGTCGAGAACACCGACAATCCGTTCTTCTCCACCTGCAAGGAAGGCGACGTCATCCGCGTGCCCATCAAGCACGGCGATGGCTGTTACTACGCCGATCAGGAAACCCTGGCCCGCATCAACGGCGAGGGGCAGGTGATGGTGCGCTACTGCGGACCCAAAGGCGAAGTCGACGAGCGCCACAACCCCAACGGCTCGCTCGAGAACATTGCGGGCGTCTGCAATGCCGGCCGCAACGTCTTCGGCATGATGCCCCACGCCGAGCACGCCACCGAGACGCAGACCGAGAGCGCCGACGCAAGGAAGATCTTTGAGTCGGTGCTGAACAAAGCAAAGTCCTTGTAA
- the purS gene encoding phosphoribosylformylglycinamidine synthase subunit PurS — protein sequence MKAKIYITPRQGVLDPQGKAIEGSLHSLGYKEAGEVHMGKYLTIELKGLTPGEAEIRVKEMCEKLLANLIVEDYRFEIEE from the coding sequence GTGAAGGCAAAGATCTATATCACTCCCCGCCAGGGCGTCCTCGATCCCCAGGGCAAGGCCATTGAGGGATCGCTCCACTCGCTCGGTTACAAAGAGGCCGGCGAAGTCCACATGGGCAAGTACCTGACCATCGAGCTCAAGGGCCTCACCCCCGGCGAGGCCGAGATCCGCGTCAAGGAAATGTGCGAGAAGCTCCTGGCGAACCTGATTGTCGAGGACTACCGATTTGAAATCGAAGAGTAG
- a CDS encoding endonuclease/exonuclease/phosphatase family protein: MQHDSENPPSPARRAASLLLAASLIWLALATLLGFLGRIHWFLDLFAHFRAQYAAVGLLLAAGLALLRHWRWLAGAAVLTGVNAALLVPLWIGPGAASDMSEPPLRVFAFNVFAGNSQENIAAILEQIQKRRPDIVVLLETRRSAWQDHLEAPGYELVAHTERNDTFDLAVLSAIPGARASIQHFTHWNIPAADVRFVWQGREVALMAAHPTPPTSTINARARSEYLREVAEWAGRESVPVIVAGDLNATPWSEAFARLLEVGRLENSQRGFGIQPTWCDTCGLMRIPIDHVLHSPDLVTTHREVGPSLGSDHSPVYVELRWRKN, encoded by the coding sequence ATGCAGCACGATTCCGAAAATCCCCCGAGTCCCGCGCGCAGGGCTGCGTCACTGCTGCTGGCCGCGTCGCTCATCTGGCTGGCGCTGGCCACGCTGCTGGGGTTTCTGGGGCGAATACACTGGTTTCTCGATCTCTTCGCCCATTTCCGCGCCCAGTATGCGGCCGTCGGGCTTCTTCTTGCTGCCGGCCTCGCACTGCTGCGCCATTGGCGCTGGCTCGCGGGCGCGGCAGTTCTCACCGGGGTCAATGCCGCGCTGCTGGTCCCGCTTTGGATTGGCCCCGGCGCGGCAAGCGACATGAGCGAACCGCCGCTGCGGGTCTTCGCGTTCAACGTCTTCGCGGGAAATTCGCAGGAAAATATCGCCGCGATCCTTGAACAGATTCAGAAACGCCGGCCCGATATCGTCGTCCTGCTGGAGACCCGCCGGAGCGCGTGGCAGGACCACCTCGAAGCGCCGGGCTATGAGCTCGTCGCGCACACCGAGCGCAACGACACCTTTGATCTCGCCGTGCTCTCCGCGATTCCGGGGGCCCGCGCATCGATCCAGCACTTCACCCACTGGAACATTCCCGCGGCCGACGTGCGCTTTGTCTGGCAGGGCCGGGAGGTTGCGCTCATGGCCGCACATCCGACACCGCCCACCAGTACCATCAATGCCCGCGCGCGCAGTGAATACCTGCGGGAAGTCGCCGAGTGGGCGGGCCGCGAGAGTGTCCCCGTGATCGTCGCCGGGGACCTCAATGCGACGCCCTGGTCGGAGGCCTTCGCGCGGTTGCTGGAAGTCGGCAGGCTCGAAAACTCCCAACGGGGCTTCGGCATCCAGCCCACCTGGTGCGATACCTGCGGGCTGATGCGCATCCCCATCGACCACGTGCTCCATTCCCCCGATCTGGTGACCACCCACCGCGAGGTGGGGCCGAGCCTTGGCTCCGACCACAGCCCGGTCTACGTGGAGCTCCGCTGGCGAAAGAACTGA